Below is a window of Fulvitalea axinellae DNA.
TCACCTAAAGCCAAACACGGCTATAAGAAAAAAACGCCCGGAGAAAAGGAAATACTGGACAGGAAAAAATGATTTTCAGATCATCGGCCAGTGCCGCTCGCTCGTCCAGAAAAGACAGTACCCTGTACCCCGAATTTCTTCTGAACATTCGGGAAAATATATCCCTGCCCGGAAACCTGTTGTGAGAAAGAACATCTAACAATACGCCGTCATAAAAGCAGTGTTTCGCCTTTCCCGGAGCAATCTTTTCCAACGATTCACCACGTTCCAAGCATTCAACAACTCCTCTAACCTGTCGCAAAATCCGGCTAAAAGTATAACCCGTCGAAGCTTTTGAAGCTCCGCCAGCGCTTCCCACATAAAAAACCTTTCCGGAGCACCTTGCGAACCGTTGTGCCGTCATCGGAATCTTCCCGAATTCTTCGCCACTAACCGTATAATTTTCTAAGCCTAACTTCTCCCCGATATATTCCCGAAGGGCCTCATCATATTCTTTGCGCTCCGAAAGAAGCTCCGGAGAAAAAACCGTGTACTCCACCAAAGCCTCACGAGGGCTCAGCGGAAGCACATAAAAAAATCGTGTGTAACCGAACTGTTCCGTCCGGAAATCCATCAGTGTAGCTTGCCGGTCATCGAAGAAGTCTTCATCCGTTCGGACAAAATATCCTTTGAAGTGTTGCCAAAGCCAAAGCGGATGACGCTCTTCGTCCGGAATATCCGGAAAACGGCTGTCGAACACTTGTCCTCCACAGAAATTTCCGGCCTTTGTACGAACTGTTCCGTCAGGAGAAACGGACAAAACTTCCGTCTCCAAAAGTGTCACATTTTCGGGTCGCTTATCCATACGACTATGTATATCCAGCCTAAAGTCACGCCCGGGAACCATCTTGTATTCGTAAGGCGACGGGACCACCGGAATCTTCCCGTTATCGTCAAAGACAGTTAGGCTGTCCCACTTTTTTCGGACCAAATGCTCATAAGGCCCGGCTTCGGTCTCCCAAAAACACCAAGTACGTTCGTCTATCTCTGAAAAATCATGGTCGAGAAGCAGTATTCTTTTGTCACGCAAAACCGGCGAAGCCAGCAAAGCGTCAGCAAGGGCCAAGCCAGCGCATCCGGCGCCCGCTATTATGTAATCGTAATATTCCGGCCCCTTTTCACTCATTAGGCTTCC
It encodes the following:
- a CDS encoding lycopene cyclase family protein, whose translation is MSEKGPEYYDYIIAGAGCAGLALADALLASPVLRDKRILLLDHDFSEIDERTWCFWETEAGPYEHLVRKKWDSLTVFDDNGKIPVVPSPYEYKMVPGRDFRLDIHSRMDKRPENVTLLETEVLSVSPDGTVRTKAGNFCGGQVFDSRFPDIPDEERHPLWLWQHFKGYFVRTDEDFFDDRQATLMDFRTEQFGYTRFFYVLPLSPREALVEYTVFSPELLSERKEYDEALREYIGEKLGLENYTVSGEEFGKIPMTAQRFARCSGKVFYVGSAGGASKASTGYTFSRILRQVRGVVECLERGESLEKIAPGKAKHCFYDGVLLDVLSHNRFPGRDIFSRMFRRNSGYRVLSFLDERAALADDLKIIFSCPVFPFLRAFFSYSRVWL